Proteins encoded within one genomic window of Pantoea eucalypti:
- a CDS encoding amino acid ABC transporter ATP-binding protein, which translates to MLELNNITLAYGSNPILKGVDLSVKRGDVVSIIGPSGTGKTTLLRCINYLAKPSAGTIQLDQIRMDYQSPDKAAIQAIRLRTAMVFQQFNVFKNMTVLENVMDPLIVIQRKTKQQARDIAVQELERVGLGTRLDHYPSQLSGGQLQRTGIARALAVRPDVMLFDEPTSSLDPELVGEVLKVIKDVASSGITSLLVTHEMQFAKSISNRIVFMDQGVVAAQGTPAEMFDNPTLPRLAQFLNSEKLF; encoded by the coding sequence ATGTTAGAACTCAACAATATTACGCTCGCGTACGGAAGTAACCCGATTCTGAAAGGTGTCGATCTGTCAGTAAAACGCGGCGATGTGGTTTCGATCATTGGGCCAAGTGGTACGGGGAAAACTACGCTGCTGCGCTGCATTAACTACCTGGCGAAGCCGTCAGCGGGGACGATTCAACTCGACCAGATCCGCATGGATTATCAGTCACCCGACAAAGCAGCGATTCAGGCTATCCGTCTGCGCACTGCCATGGTGTTTCAGCAGTTTAACGTGTTTAAAAATATGACGGTGCTGGAAAATGTGATGGATCCGTTGATTGTTATCCAGCGTAAAACCAAACAGCAAGCGCGCGACATCGCCGTGCAGGAGCTGGAACGCGTAGGCCTGGGAACCCGGCTCGATCACTATCCATCGCAGTTATCGGGCGGCCAGTTACAGCGGACCGGTATCGCCCGTGCGTTGGCGGTGCGTCCGGATGTGATGCTGTTTGATGAACCGACCTCATCGCTCGATCCTGAGCTGGTGGGTGAAGTGCTTAAAGTGATTAAAGATGTGGCGTCATCCGGCATTACCTCGCTGCTGGTGACGCACGAAATGCAGTTTGCGAAAAGCATTTCGAATCGCATCGTGTTTATGGATCAGGGTGTGGTGGCGGCGCAGGGGACGCCAGCAGAGATGTTTGATAACCCAACGCTG